The segment aatatagatataaaaatgGACTAAAAATGCTCTTAAAAAGTTTAAGTTCTCAGGAACGTTATGAATCCACTATGAGAAACTGGCAACGTAATTCGTATACTTTCTTTGACTAAATATGTGCTCTTTCtgttttacatatttttgtaaaattttgtttagtATGACTGTCACGTAAAGTTTTATGTTCAAAATATACTTTTGATTTGTGAAAacgattttttctttttttgaaaactataaTTCTGAACTGACCTTTTGGAAATTAGTCCAAGTGTACTTGTAAAGTGAAGGTCATGTTTCCTCACAATCTCATTTTAGGACATTGTCTTAGTTGTGTGattatggccttcacaccacaAATCATCCAAAGTCCAGCCATCCTTAACGCTACTACTAACTATTATTTACGgatctctttcttttctttataaatgtcaaatttattGTTCCACAGAAAATTTTTGTTTGTACAAAGTacaatgaaatatataaaaatgacaAATCATAAGAAAACCATATTAATTTCACCTCAAACTAACGGCGGATGAGCCAAGTTTGTAGTCAAGAAAGCTTATCATGATGTCTTTTCTAGTGTTATATATCATGTTGTGTCTCTCTTCTTTAATCacaatacatatttatttttcttgtaaaGGCTTTGTGGAGAATAAAAAAATGTGAAACATAATGCCAATCTTAATCAGGGCAGGAACTTAGATTTTGCATATAATAAAGACaaattagttaactaaaaaCATGCTTAAAGTTCCTTTATCTGCTTTCAGTGACCTCATTACCCATTTAGTCATTCATAAATCATGATTGCCTCAATTCTTCTAGAGTCTTCTTCTACACTAACAATGTTTTGTTGTTGGAGATCTTTGATTATTTACACTTTGGTATCCTAACTAAGAATTATAAACGATAAACCCCAAACGagtgttgcaaaaaaaaaacccaaacgAGTCTTGATACCCTTACATCTTCGCATGCACAATCTCATTTTAGGTCGTTGTCTTTGTTGTGTGATTTATCGCTTTTACACCATGCAACGTTCAAACTCCAGCCATCCTTAACATACAACTATCGTGTTTACagctctctctttttctttttttttttctttttttttcttttttctgaaatttcaaattaattGTTCAATAGAAAATTTGTTTGTACAAAGAAAATGTAGTTATTTTCTTGCAAAAGGATTTGTGGAGAACAAAAATGTGAAACGCATTAGCCAATCTTAATCAAGGTATGAACTTAGATTTTTCATACAATAAAGACAAATTTGAAATTAGTTAATTAAGAACTTGCGTAAAGTTCCTTTCTATGCTTTCTATCGAATGCCTGACCTCATTACCCATTTAGTCATTCGTAATTGCCTGAATTCTTCTAGAGTCTTCTGATACACTGGCCCATAAGtcttagaataaataaaatGCGTTTGTTGTCGGGGATCTTTTGATTAATAATACTTCGGTATTAGCTAAGAGTTTTAAACCCCCAAAACGCGTCTTGACATACTTCTCATGCACATGTCACCCCGAAGAATTGACTCTCAGATCTCTCTAGGTGTTTGTGTTCACACTTCGCCACGCTCCATTTTAAAcgatttatttttcttctttttctaattttgttGGTGTTTTCCCACTTcaggaaaaaataaaatatttttttagtgtaACGAAACGTCGAATCCAATTGCATAGGACCACGTTGATGCTTGCTTGGCAATCTTATACAGACCTTGCTCTTCCTTCATCTTCTCTTCGTTTGTCTTTTTCGTTGTTTGCTTAAACTTGCTAGTTGATACGTTGATGTTAGTTATTTGACTAGACAAGAACGTGGACCAATTGGTTGGTCATATAATTAAATCACTGATCATCGACTACCAATAATGGAGCTTGGTTTTGGTTTCTAGACTTGCGTGGAAAGTCTTCCATAAATCTTTTTAACATCTTGGCGTCCAAATCCTGGTTTTATTTTTTCCAAGGTGTTACGGATAATCCCATTATTCTAAGCATCATCTCCAACTCCACTCTATGCTTCAACCATATTCTATTTATCactctataataaaataaaaaataagtttacaccaaatatagagtaatttattattttattcatcactttttttttttactttaaaatagagtcccATTATAGCGaattcaaactctattataaagttactatattttagaataaaaaatagagtactATTGGAGATAGTTTTAGCCCATGTTCGAAAACTCGTTAGGCACTGCGCGTGCGGTGCGGTGGCACCTAGCGTCGAATGTATTAATCAGAAATTATACGGGGATTAATCAGGGTGTAACTTTTAGggttttaatattgttttaggGGTTATAAACTAAATATGTGTAATAAATATCATGATTATGTGTGGTCTAGCGGTTAGTGCTTTTATGATAAGCGAGCCCAACCTCAGTTCGAAGGTTCTAGTGTCCATTTTCgattgtttcttcttttttaggTTGGGGGCACGATCTATTTCCCCCTCGGAACTATTGCATAGCGCTGTATCTCCACAGAGTTTGGTGGTCATCCTCTTTCTCCCTAGATTGAAAGTTTCAAACCTTATTACACCTGGATCCGAAGTTCGAAATCTATATCTCCATACCGTTGAAATTGTCGGTCTGTGTACTCGAACCAATAGTAAACCAAATTTTCTTAAACCAAACCATTTGTAAACCTAACAAAATGGTTATCTACGACCCGACCCGAGAATccttttatgtttgttttaaaTTCGCAATAACTGAGGAAGAACCCTAAAAATCGAATTGGGGAAACTCATATTTGGGGAGAATAAGAGAGAGATCGTGACAAAGAACACTAAAGATGAGCAATGTGTCTGGAAATTCGAGTGGATCATCAAGGAGGCGGTCAAGAGTTGTTGGTGTGCCAAAGAAATGTTGGTGTGGCTTTGAGATTCTTCCAAAGATGTCGAATTCAGTGAACAATCCGTACCGACGTTACTATCGATGTGGTTATGCTGTAGCGAAGAAGGTAATCCAAAGCtaaatcccaaaaaaaaaaaaaaaatcattccaaTGTTATATGCTGTAAATGTTGTTgatttgtgactttcattgctATTAAATTCTCTGTTTATAGCTGGAGAATGATGACCATGCTTTCAAGTGGGTTGATGAAGGGTTACTAGATGAGATAGAGACATTACAAAGAAAATTTGGAAGACTTGAAGAGATGGTCACAGAGATTTTGGAAGAACGTGAGCTTGACGAGAAGAAGACGTTTGAGAGATTGGAAGTGAAGCTGGAGAAAGAGATATTCGAGAGAGTTGAGGCTGCATTGGTGGAGACAAAAgagagtgtgaagagagtgtgtGTTGTTGTAGTAATTGGATGTGTTATGTTGATTGCTCTCACAAAAGTTATAGGTTAATCCATGTTAATGAATTGGTGTTTGTCATCTTTCATGTGTGAAACTCTTTGTCTTATGGTTGTGTGTTGTCTTTTTGTCATCTTTCATGTGTGAAACTCTTTGTCTTGTGGTTGTGTGTTGTCTTTTATGATGAACTCGTTTGTTTTGTAGTATGAAATCGTTTATGGTGTTGCAAAGCCAAAAGATatcttagatatatatatatatatattcaaaatagagAGCATAATACAGAAGGTGACAAAGACAGAAACATAAAaccactctttttttttctactacATGTATCCGACTCCTAGATCTCTTGAGCAGCTGGCCCTTGGGAAGCTTTGATTTGTGATGTTCCATCCTTCTGACCCTGTAACAAACAGAAAAATGTATCAAAGAATAGCAAATTGATATGATACATCCTTATGACCCTCTAACAAACACAAATAATGGCATACCTTTTTATGGAACCGAGAGTTGTGGTTGGCCTCACCGCAAATTCCGCAATGCATTATTCGCTTCAGAGTTTTAGCTTTCTTCTTCACTGGCGACTCATTAACAcctttcttcctcttctccttcGCATTCTTCTTTTTGCGGCCAGGTTGATCAGGATCAGGGGCTGGATGAACTGATGGAGCTGATGAACTTGGCCAGAACCGTGCTCCTCTTATCGGAATTATACCCTCTTCATAAGTCTTTCTCCACGTTGATGTCCGGAACCAGTGACAGACAAAGTCTTGAGCTTCTAGTTTCTTTTGGAGTATAACACCGTATCCATGCTCACATGGGATTCCTGTGATATCCCATTTCATGCAACTACATGATCTCTTCTCTAAGCTAACCCGAAAATAACATCATTCGAGATTCACTAACCACATATTATTTGTGCTCCTATGAACCACACACTTTGCAGCCTTATTATGTTCCTCTTGAAGATACTCAATCACATAAGGAGTACATATGTGTTTGTGTTCGGTAGCTTTAACATCTCTAGCAGCTATACGGACCATCGCCAGACGCGCAATTGTTTCTAACATCGGAACTAAGGGCTTCTCTCTCGCTTGAACTATAGAGCTGTTGAAAGATTCTGTAGAGTTGTTCTCAACATCCTCGCAGAAATTGCCTATCTTGTAAAATGCTCTTACCCAAGAAGTTGGATTTGTCTTCATAACATCTTCAAATACCTCTGAATCATAGTTGAACACACGGTCAAGCCTTTCCTTATATTCTGCCTCGTTATAGCTCCATGCAAGCCACCAAATTAGTTTCTTCAGCTCAGTCTTCTTCCCATGTCTGCCCTTCACGTTTCCATATATATGTCTGACACACATTCGATGCTCAATCTTTGGTAGCTCTGTTTTTACAGACTTGATCAGTCCCTGTAAAAAGATAATCTATTACACTTAATCATAGACACTTACATTTACAAGACAAAGAACTCACCTTTTGACGGTCTGAAATCAATATGAAACCATCACCATCATCTAAGGCCAAGTCTGCCTTGATGTTCTTCACAAACCACAACCAATTATCAGTGTTTTCAACTTGTACAACACCCCATGCTATAGGATAGATGGCATTATCAGCATCTCGACCTAGAGCAACCAACAATTGACCTTTGGTTTTTCCTCTTAAGAAGCAACCATCAACTCCTATTATTGGCCTACAAGTCGATTTCCATGTTCTCCTCAACACATCTAGACACACATAAAATCGATCAAACACATCCTGGCCTTCTTTATTTTTCACAGTTTCAACCTCCACCGTAGAATTGATGTTTGATTCCATGATCTCAGCTGCGTAGTCACGAAGACGAGCAAACTGCTGCTCATATTCTTTGTCAATCCATCTCAATGCCTTGTTTCTAGCAGCTTGACATTGAGGTCTTGAGACACTAATCTTCCATCTTTCCTTAATAATTTCTTCCATCTTCTTAGGCATATAATACTCCATTTCTTCCCTGATCTTATCCACAAATAACCTAGCTATAACAGGGACTTTAATCATCTTACATTCTCCATTGGGTACACAACTATGCTTATCCTTGAACACTCTTATCTGCCATCGCTCAGATTCTGCCCTAGTAGAGCAGTAGATACGCCAACCACACACCGAATCCACATTTCTTCCTGCACAACAATATCCAAGCTTGGTTTTGTCATATCTATATTGCTTCAGATTATAGCCTGTCTTCAATGCGTAGTCAAGAACAGCCTCTTTAAATGCCACTCCATTGAAGAACAGTTGCCCTTCGAACAGGTTTCCATCACTTCGTCTCAGGCGGTCACGATCTCGGGTTCTTTGTTTCTTCGAAAGTGTTTGTCCCTCTTCCTCCTCAGCATCACTGTCGCTATCACTCTCTGGAATAATATCATGACGGATTGGAGCCTCATCAATGAAACCAGCCACAACTTCCTCGATTCGAAAGGCGTTTCGctccatagcttcttcatcgtcAGATTCGTCAACAAGAGAAGGCACTTCATGAAACGACACAACAGACATTGATAACAGATGTAATCAACTAGAAACCCTCGAAAATCTCCTCTCAATTTCAAAGATTTAGGTGATTTTGTTTTTAGGGTTCGTTCTTAaggttacttttttttttgtcgatgaAGAAACCCAGAACTCGGGTATTTAGATTTGGATAATCGGGTTGTAATTGATAATTTAATGGGTTGTTTTGGTTTAATCAAGTATATAATTGGTTATAGGATGATCAGGTTTAATTTATATACAGTAAACCAACAGTAAACCAGTTTTGGGTGTAAAAGGATTTCGAACTTTCAATGCAGGTGTAAAACGATCATCATCTTTGTATCCAGGTGTAATAAGGTTTGAAACTTTCGATCTATGGAGAAAGAGGATGACCACCAAACTCTGTGGGGATACAGCGCTATGCGATAGTTCCGAGGGAGAAATAGATCGTGCCCCCTTTTAGGTTTAATAAAGTTTAAAAGACATAAATGTCTTCGTCTTCAACATTCAACAAGTAAACTTCAGACCTGTCTTCTTTTATTGTTtacgatttttttcttttttcttcttattcttaTGATTTTTAATCAACATATGTCAGATTTACAATAGAATACGTGATTTTTGGAACTTCAAATATAAGAAAggataaactttttatttttcacagATTAAGTGACCGAAGAACGTCAAATCGCTGCACTTTGTGGTCGAACAACGTGTTTGCGGCGAATATACGGCCCTAGTCGGCGAGTTTTCCAATAGAGGTTTTAGCATGCGTGTTCAGCACAAATTTTCTGCAAATCCACTTTAGTATATTATATTCGAGTTATGTCCTAAAATTCAAAACACACTTTGCAAAATTATTCATATTAGAATTTATGCTATGAGATTCACAATCAGCCTGACGTTACCTGCGAGTAGGCAAATCAAATCCTAGCTTTTGATCCCATATAATGTTTGAATCGAAttgtttatttcatttttaaaatgttttagatTTAGCAAAATCTCATGAGAGAGAAAACTGAGACTCAAGAAAAAACTTCCGTTCACTATGGTGGATTGTCAAATTCACCTTATCTCGTATCACTTATCAAAATGTCATGtaagattaataaaaataatattaaaatttaaaaaaaaaatggctgaaaaaaaagaaagacgtTAACGCTGAcattagggtttaaggtttatagGGCTTACGATATAaggttaggtttagggttttaaagttttgggtttagggttttagatttagatttttaGGTTTAGGATTTAATGTTTAGCTTTTAAAATTTAGGATTTTGCTTAATTACTACGTCAATTGTTTACATTGGCATCCTTCTTTTTTTCTAGCTATTTTgcttttttcataaaaaaatattatttattaattttatatgtcaTTTTGATTGGTGATAAAAGATGATGTGAATTAAACAGTTCACCAGAGAGAATGAACACAAGTTTTGGTAGAGACTAAAGTATATGAAACCTAGGAATAAAAAATACTGATACCACAATTTCATAGAACTAAGTGagttttttctccttttgataATCCAAGGCATCCGTAGACCAAACCCCAACCGACTAGTTCTATGGAAACATATCAACTAGGCGCCAGACAAATCCAGTTACTCGCAATATCaattaaaaattcatatttttttattacacaAGCGGATAAATATGAATTTAGTAGGTTTCAAACCCATGATAGGCTTATCATATTTCGAAATATGTCGTACTACTCGACCATGCTTGTGTGGTTAGAACTGAATGAGTTacatactaaaattttaatcatttagaaaacaaaatggTTTCGTTTCCGGTCGACATATCTATACCTTTTATTTTGTCACCAGTCGACAGATCTAGCTATTATGGTTTATGCGTATAAACAGTGAGTATGGATTAGACACGCACACGCTATTAACACAAGAGTCCATTACAACCATGGAATGAAGATGACGAGATGTGGAGTAGTGTAATTAGGCTTTACTTACTAATTATGATGTTAAATCGAGAGATGGTCCAATAATGGGGTATAATTAGGTCAAAAGAGAGTCGATGTGGTTGTCAATGGTTGGCTAATGCGATGACTTATAGTTTGGATATAATCTTAATCCCAACTTGTGTCTATTTTAAGAGCCCCTcgatctccatatctttttGGACGGCGGGACACCTAAAACCTCTCCCTTTTCTATTCTATTGtaattatgttttattattatagtAATGATCATTACTATAATTTAATTAGTTTCTTAAAAAGAAAGTTATGATCATTCATAGGTAGCACGAAGTGAATACTTGGAATGAAGGAGCATTACAAAGCATATTTGCATCACGAGGGAGACAATAAGCGAGGCGCGGATCGTGCTAATAAATCTTAGTCGAGTCCATAAACGAATAGCTCTGAACTCTTATAATTAAAAGAATAACCATAAGGGATAATTAATTAGTTGGTTCCCtgttagttttctttttttttttgaaacggGCATCACTGTCAGTTGTTAATTAAAGAATAATTTCAAACCGCCCACTTCCTTTTTATATTCTGTAAAACGATTCTCCAATGTTCTACACTTGAGTAAATCAATAGTATATAACCCTAGATGGTGAGTTATTTAATGAAGCCGTTTGtaaacaataattaaaacaCTACTTAAGCTATCTCGGATTAATAATGTGTAAAATCCAACGAATGTCGACGCTATTACAACTTTTTCATGTTGAGGATGAGGAGTACTCTTAAAAAGTTGATCGATATTCAAGACTAGGGTGACTCAATAACTCTGTTGATTGGACGTTGTATTTAATCACAACTTAATAAATACTTGTACCAAACAAAAATCTTACTCcatatgtttcatattatattatacaaagtttaaaaaatttcacaaaatcttacatattttattttatttttatttaataaccTTTGTTCGTTTTATCAATCCTGAGATAAACGGCATCAACTCAAAATTATCTCTACGGTTAGGCAAACACAACATAGTCATAGTCAAGACAAAATAGATTTACTTATTCAGTTGCTGGCAAATAAAAACCAGTAAATATGACACTGAAAATATAAGCGACAACGACAATTCTGATTTTCTGCCTATGATTATCAGTTTACGACTGTTTTAGtttcaacataattttttttttatcgtagTGTAATTGTTGGCCGATGCCGCTAGTCGAAACGTCTTTAAAACGAAGAGGATCAACATATTaatttgtttgtatttgatATTTAACGAGTTAcaataaaaaacattaatttgtttgtatttgatAATTAACTagtaaaaatattgataaaaataaaaaattaataaaaatacattaaaagtGTAAAATGactccaaaaataaaataaaatttaaagttcAGAACAATAACTATTACAAAAACGGAGGAAATAATAAACACCTAGGAccaatagtaataataatatgaTTTGATATCAGGAGATTGAGAAAGTAGTGATGTTATGTTTTCATATGATGGAAATTTTGGAGTTAATGTGTAATCATGAAATTCTACATATCGCAAGAAGCGTGATACATTATATGCTTCTTTTAGACACTCAGATCCCGATCGgccaaaattatttttcatgGATCAATCATACTATGGTTAGTGGACTCGTATGGATCTAAAAGGAATAAATGAGAAAACATTTTGGACTTCAAAGatgttaacaaaaatatttcagCTCTCTTTGCGAAAATAGAAGGATTTCGCATTGATCTCAGATAACATAATCATTGCGCATGAAGCTGTTCATGGATTGATAGCGCATCCACGTATCTCGGAGGGGTGTATGGCAGTAAAGACCGATATGTCTAAGGCATATGACCGTGTAGAATGGAATTATCTCAGGAGTTTACTGCTAGCTTTGGGCTTCAGCGTTATTTGGGTTAACTTGGTTATGAGGTGTGTGAGATCAGTCACCTTTTCGGTTCTCATCAACGACCAGCCGTTTGGTCTGATTAATCTTCAACGAGGTATAAGACAGGGTGATCTTCTTTCGCCCTTTCTTTTTGTACTTTGTACTGAGGGGTTAACTCACCTGCTTAATGTGGCTGAAAGAAACGACCTGATCAATGATATGAGGTTTAGGGAGAACGGACCAGCGGTTAGTCATATGTTTTTCGCGGATGATAGCCTATTCCTGTGTAATGCCACCGGAAACGAAGCTTCTGCCCTGCATAGAATTCTAAACTTCTATGGTAAAGCGACATGTCAAAACATCAACTTGGAAAAATCATCAATTTCATTTGGTGGTAAGGTCAACGAGGAGTTAAAAGTTGACATTCAGAGGATCTTAGGGATCATGAATCAGGGCGGAGCTAGCAAATACTTAGGACTACCGGAATGCTTCTCGGGCTCTAAGGTGGACCTGTTTTCCTACCTCAAGGACATAACACAAGGGAGGCTTGACGTTTGGTTTTATCAGCTCCTATCGCAGGGAGGAAAGGAAGTGCTTATCAAATCAACGGGCTCGTCTATCTCTACGTTTGCCATGTCGTGTTTTAAGCTCCCCAAAACCATCACTGACAAATTATCAAGCATGTTAGCTGCGTTTTGGTGGGGATCTGAGCCTAATCACAGGAAGATTCACTGGATTTTTTGGGAACGTCTCTGTCTCCCGAAGGATAAGGGAGGAATGGGTTTCAAGGATCTGGAATCCTTTAATCTGGCGATGTTGGCAAAACAGGCCTGGAAACTCCTTACCACTCCGGACTGCTTAATTGCAAGGTTCCTAAAGAGCAGGTACTATCCAGAAGGTGACTTTCTCTCGGCGTTGTTAGGTTCCAGACCGTCGTACGCTTGGAGAAGTTTGTTGTGTGGAAGAGAACTTCTTCTGAAAGGCATTAAACTCATGGTTGGTAATGGGCTTCATACTAGAGTCTGGTGTGATAAATGGGATGACGATCCGGTGGAGGGCTTGAGAGCTCCTTGGATTTAAAATCTTACCTTTGATGTCAACCTAATGGTATCTTACTTGATAGATTTCCCAGCGCGGAGATGGAAGGAAGACGTGCTTAATGACCTTTTTGTGCCGTCTGATATTGAGTTTCTACTTAAGAACCAACCGGCTGTCCTTAaagaggattttttttttgtttggaggCTGACTAGAAGTGGCAACTTTTCGGTTAGTTCTGCTTATCAATTAGCTTTCTctgagaaaataaaaagatcTCAACCGGAAGCCCTAATTCAGCCATCGCTTAATCCACTAAAAGAGAAGGTCTGGAAAGTGCCTACTTATCCAAAAATCAGGGTGTTCTTTTGGAAAATGTTGAATGGAGCCTTGCCGGTGGCTGAACTGCTGGAAGCAAGAGGTTTGAAAGCAGACATGAGGTGCCAAATATGTGGTTGGGAGGGAGATACTATTAATCATATGCTTTTCATATGTCCTGTGGCAAGACATGTGTGGGCAATTTCTAGCATTCCGAACCCGCGGTTTGGTTATCATGCGACATCGATTTATGAAAATATCAGCTACCTGCTGGATTTGAAGCAAGTGGGTACGGGTGTAGGTCCGGACCTCCGGATATGGCCTTGGATATTATGGATACTTTGGAAGGCAAGAAATGAGCTCATGTTTAAAAGCCTACGACCGGAGCCATCAAACATTCTGGACAGAGCTCTGCGGGATGCCGAGGAGTGGTTTGAGGCTCAAAAGGTTGAAAAGAAGTTGTTGTCTGAAGTTAACGTGAGGCCACGCGTGATCAAAGCAAAGTGGAGTCCTCCTCCTGCGGGATGGAAAATGTGCAATGTGGGCTTCGAGTGGAACAGATTTAACTTCGTGGTAGGGGGACGTTGGGTTG is part of the Brassica rapa cultivar Chiifu-401-42 chromosome A09, CAAS_Brap_v3.01, whole genome shotgun sequence genome and harbors:
- the LOC103839506 gene encoding uncharacterized protein LOC103839506, with translation MSVVSFHEVPSLVDESDDEEAMERNAFRIEEVVAGFIDEAPIRHDIIPESDSDSDAEEEEGQTLSKKQRTRDRDRLRRSDGNLFEGQLFFNGVAFKEAVLDYALKTGYNLKQYRYDKTKLGYCCAGRNVDSVCGWRIYCSTRAESERWQIRVFKDKHSCVPNGECKMIKVPVIARLFVDKIREEMEYYMPKKMEEIIKERWKISVSRPQCQAARNKALRWIDKEYEQQFARLRDYAAEIMESNINSTVEVETVKNKEGQDVFDRFYVCLDVLRRTWKSTCRPIIGVDGCFLRGKTKGQLLVALGRDADNAIYPIAWGVVQVENTDNWLWFVKNIKADLALDDGDGFILISDRQKVSSLSCKCKCL
- the LOC103841102 gene encoding uncharacterized protein LOC103841102 yields the protein MCVRHIYGNVKGRHGKKTELKKLIWWLAWSYNEAEYKERLDRVFNYDSEVFEDVMKTNPTSWVRAFYKIGNFCEDVENNSTESFNSSIVQAREKPLVPMLETIARLAMVRIAARDVKATEHKHICTPYVIEYLQEEHNKAANLEKRSCSCMKWDITGIPCEHGYGVILQKKLEAQDFVCHWFRTSTWRKTYEEGIIPIRGARFWPSSSAPSVHPAPDPDQPGRKKKNAKEKRKKGVNESPVKKKAKTLKRIMHCGICGEANHNSRFHKKGQKDGTSQIKASQGPAAQEI
- the LOC117127700 gene encoding uncharacterized protein At4g04775-like yields the protein MSNVSGNSSGSSRRRSRVVGVPKKCWCGFEILPKMSNSVNNPYRRYYRCGYAVAKKLENDDHAFKWVDEGLLDEIETLQRKFGRLEEMVTEILEERELDEKKTFERLEVKLEKEIFERVEAALVETKESVKRVCVVVVIGCVMLIALTKVIG